One Candidatus Acidiferrales bacterium genomic window, CCGGAATGAGCCGTTCCGGCATCCACGCTGATGTACGCTCCCGGCGTTTGTTGAATGCGCCAGCCGAGCCCGCCATCGGCAATCGGAGACTCAAAGCCGCCATTCCATACGAGCGAACCGTCTTCTGGAGGTGTGGAGTCCCAACCGGCTGCGGAAAGAACCTGGCGCCAAACACGGCGAATATCGGCGGTGTCTCCTTGAGCGATCAGAGAGTCGAGAAAAGGGAAGGATCGCTTCAGGTCCAAAGGATGCTGGCGCGGAAGAGCAATGATACGGTCCCATGCAATCATGGCCGCGCTAGTGTCTCGATTTGCGGAAAAGAAATCCAGCGCCTGAAAGAACGCCGCCGGATCGGGCGGGAGAATATCCGTGAGAATCACATTCGCATCGTGGTCAAAGGTCCACATCTGCGAAATGGCCAGGGGCGTCAATTTTGGATCGGTCGCGATGGCGGCGTGAATTTGGCGCAGCCCTTCCGTTGTTTGTCCTTGGCGCACAAGGAAGTTCCCGTATTTCCAGGCGACATCGGCGGAAATGGGGTAATCCCTCTGAGCGGCTTCGTACGCGGATGATGCCTCCGCCGCGTTTCCAATCGCCTCGTAAGCATTTGCGAGGTTCAGCCAATTGTCGGCGGAACGCGGGTCATCCGCCACGGCTTTGCGATAGTAAGAAACGGCGAGACTCGGATTGGGCGCATCGAAATTCCACTGCACGGCCTGGCCCAGACGATCCCAGGCTTCGGCGTCACCGGGCAAGAGGTTTGCGCCACGAAGCTGTTCGGAAACATCGTTCGAACATCCCCAATACCACGCCAGGCAAAGCTTCCCGGCTTGAAAGATCGTCGCCAGAGAAAATAGGCCGGCCAGACAAAGGATCGCCAAACGCGATCGTAAACCTGCGGATAAAGAAGTCACGGCAACGTAATCTGCTACGAAGCTCTCCGATGGCGCAAGGATAAAATCAGCGGGGCGAAGTGGTTGCGACGAAATCCTCGGTCACGGCCTGATAGAGGCGAGGCAACAGCGATGGGTTCTCCGCTGGAATCAGGCGGCGAACCGGCAGTGCGGCTACGAGGCGCCCCAGAAAACGGAATTCCTGTGCGCGCATGTTTGCATCGAGAAGTTTATTGCCGTACGTATTGGCGACGAGCGCGACGAGAGCGTCCTGCGGACTGAGTGGTTCGATTCTCGGCGCATCCGCCGCGGAGGATCGTTGGGCAAGCAGATAAATGGCGCGCAGCGGCAGAGCTTCGCGCTGAAATGCGGAATCGCGGCCGTCCAGGCGAATTTGACGCTTGTCCGCATCGCGCGGAACAGCCCCGGCAGCGCCGACGGGGCCGTGAAGCATCGCGACCGATTCTGGCCAGAGATTGAGGTAGGGATAAGCTGGGGAAACAATGAATTCGCCGGCGCGCTCGGACAGCGCAACAATGTCGTCAGTCAAAATGGCGTGGCCTTTTTGCGCGAACAGAGCCGCCGTCGTGGATTTGCCAGCGCCCTCACAACCGACAAAAGCAATCGCCGAATCGCCGATTCTGGCCGCGCTTGCGTGAAGGCACGACACGCCGCGAAGCCGCAGAACAATGCCGAGGACCGGACCTACGAAAAATAAAGCCGCCTCGTCAAACGAAATGGTCTTTGGACAATGGATGGAGATGTTTCGGGCGGCGGCGTCCACGAGGAAACTAGGGCCGTCGCAATAGCGGATTCGATAGCTACCGTCTCGCTGCCTTTTCCAGATCTTCAGAGCGGGATTGCCGCTGGCATCCAGAATGTCCGTCACATACCAGAGAGACTCGTCTCCGGAATTGTCTTCATCCGCGAACGCATCTTCGACGAAGGAGTGCACGAAAATATCCGCCGGGCGCATGGAATCCTGATTGCAGGGAACGAGACCGGGAATGCGGCGGTCGCACTCCAAACGGAGACCGTAAAGTTCATAGGAGATTTGCTTGATCGAATTTATTCCGGAAGGACTGGGTTTGATAGGCTGCGAAGCCACGCGGCCTCACACACGAGTGCGGATCTTACGGAAAGCGCCGCCATCTTTCTGGCCGTGGTGGCCAACCGCGCGCGTCAGATCGCGAACAGTGCCATAAACTTTCAAGGCTGGGGAAGCGTACTTTTTCTTCGCCGCTTTATCTTTCTTTTTCCGCATACCCACGATTCTCACGCGAATCTTATACCGAATCGCTTTTTTAGCAAACGAAAGAAGCTGTAATTCTATGGATTGGCGGCCGTTTATTCCCCGAACGTATCAACGGCATCAAGAATCTACTCTGAAAATTGGGATTCACACCGCGTGCACACTTCGCTCTCGTCGGGAGACCGCTCTCAGGAGTAATGCAGGGCCGTCATGTGCGCTTCCCGGTTCAGACGTTTCACTGACTGGAGCCAATGACTCAAGCTCAAGATGCGAAGCTTCAAATGGATCAGCTCCGGATCATCGCTTGCGCGCAGCGCCGGAATTTCGTCAACAGAGACGTACTGGCGCAGCTCCTCTGTGAGTTTTGAAGTCTGTGGCTCTGGCCCGCGCCCGTGTTGCAGTGCCACGACCGCCGGATCGTTGCGCAAGGGAGTTTTCGGGCGCTTGCGAATTGCTTCCGGCAGGAGGCCGCGCATCGCGCGTCGCAGAAGGTACTTTCGGAATGACCATGGCATCACCGGTATCGCGAGCAGAAAGTTTACGAGCCGGAGGTCCAGAAACGGATAGCGCACTTCCACTGGCTGGCGCGTCGTTCCCGCGTCGAAATATTCGAACATGTTTTCCCATTGCGGCAAGAAAAGCGAGGCATAGGCGCGCGGATGAACCGGGTGGGCATTCTCGCGGGAATTCGAGAAGCCATTCTCCTGGCGATCCACCAGATCCAGCCGCGCCGCCAGATCAGGATGAATCCAGCGAGAAAGGTCGATATTTTCGCGTCTTTTTGAAAACGCGGCGCGGAATCTTCGCAGAGGCCCGCGCATGCCATCGGGCGCAACCCATCGCTGAAGAACATGCTCCGATAAATCGAATGCTGCCTGGACCAATTTTCTTTCCTTCCAGAGACCGCGAAAATGCGCTCCCATTTCGAACGCGAGCAAGTTGTCGCAACCTTCGCCGTAGAGCGCAACATTTACGTTTTGTGCGATCATTCCCATCGAATCCAGCCATGCAGCGGCAAATGGGTCATCAAGGGGCTCGGGAAACCGCAAGCCTTCTTCCTCCCAGCCATCAAATAATCTCCGGCGATCCACGGTCCACGTATGGGTGGGAATCTGCAGAGCCGCCGCCGCGGCGCGAGCGGCGGGCGCATCCGAATCAGGGATACTTTCAAATGTCGCCGTGAAGGCGGAGAGCTGCAGCGACGGATATTTTTCCCGCTGCAGCTTGCGTGCCAGCGCAGCAATCGCCGAGGAATCGAGGCCGCCGCTCAAAAAAATTCCCATTTTTTTTGTTGTGAGCCGGTCCTCAATCGCCAAACTTAAAAGCTCGCGAAAGTTCTCGATGTATTCCTCGCGGCGGTTGTAGCGAATCGCGCCATTCGCCGGGGGACGCCAGTATTCGCGCAAACGCAAGCCATCGCGAGACCAGCACAGCACATGCGCGCGCGGCAGGCGGCGAATCTCGAGGAACGATGTCGACGCGGCGTCGCGGTTCAGGCCGAACAACAGGAAGTCCACGATGGCTGCGTCATTCAATTCGCTTGACACGGCCGGATGCAGGCGAATGCAATTGAGCGTGTTACTGAAAACCAGGCAGCCAGGCAGCTCGGCGTAATAAAAGGGCTTGATGCCGAAGTGATCTCGCGCGCAAAAAAGCCGCCGTTGCCCGGCATCCCAAATCGCAAACGCAAAATCGCCGAGCAGACGCTCGACACAGGCTTCGCCCCAGGCCGCGTACGCATGGAGGATTAATTCTGAATTGCCAGAGGAAGAATCGGCCGCGCAGCCACACGACCGAAGATCTGAGATCAATTCGCGGCGTGCGTCGATGCGTGCGTCAGCGACAATCCACGTTTTTCCGTCGAGGGTAGCCGGCTGGCGTTCCTGCTTTGCTTCGCTTGTTGTGCGTAAGAGCGCGCAGCCGAATCCCACGGAGGCGCCGGTCCACATGGTCTGTGCATCTGGCCCGCGAAACGAAAGAAAGCGCGTCATTCGCTCGAGCAGTGCCGAATCGACCTGCGCTCCGTCGCAGATGGAGATGCCACAAATCCCACTCATGTTTTCTCACTCATTTGCCTTCGAGCATTTCGCGAGTTACCGGGGCGTCGAAGCGAGCGTAGTGGTCGACGACGTCTTCAGCGTCATTCACCGCCACACCCACAACTTCCACCCACGCGTGCGCCTCGAACGCATCGCCCGCCTTCTTTCCGCCGACGTGCAGCTCGGCGGCGATTCCTCGGCGATGCAGCAGCCAGCAGAGCGCCAGCGAGCGGGAAAGACAATTTCCTCTCGCGATGCCGTAGCGAGAAGCGGCTTGGATCATCCGCGCAGAGTTGCGGGCCTCTTGCAAGCAGTACGAGTCGTCCGTCGCGCGTTTATGTTCCGCTTGGCGGTAACGGGTGAGCGATCTTTGCACGTTCTGAAAATCGCGAATGCGCAGAACGGCGCTGGCCAAAGGAAGCAAGTAAAGAGCGCGGAAAAAGTCGCGTCGTTGCCGGTTGGAGAGTGTTCGGAACCTGCGCCACGCGCCCATCATGCGATTTTTCCTGCTGCATGCAATTCTTCAGCGCCCGAGAATGCTCGAGCGCCTCCCGGCAAAAAATCGGCGGGATTCGCCGGCGAATTCAACCAATCCTTCGCTCATCAATTGCTGCATCAAATTCAAGATATCGTCTTCGGCTTGCTTTGCGCTCACATCGTATTCGCTTGCGATAGCGTCGCGAAGCTCGCTGACGCTCCGCGGCCGTTGCAAAAGGCGCCAAATCGCGGCGCCAACAGGATTCAGGCCGTAGTAGACGCTATTTTTCATCCCGAGAATCGCGGCTTCGTCGCCCAGGTCGCACGACACCTGTTCCTTCGTCGCCACAATCACCGCGTCTGGTGTAAGAGCGTTCCTCATGGAGTGCCTCTTGGCTTCGGCTTGTGAATGTGTTTCGCCGCGATTCGGATGCTATCAGTCGAAGAACCGGTAACGCAAGATCGCCAACAGCGTGACGACGCCGTCGCGCCAGGTGATTTTTTTTCCTTCTTCATAGGAGCGGCCAGCATAGGAAATCGGCACCTCGTAGACGCGCCAGCGGCCTCTGGCCACTCGCGCGGTCACTTCAGGCTCGAATCCGAAGCGATTCGAGCGCAAATGCATACTCTGAATCACTTCCTTGCGGAAAACTTTGTAACAGGTCTCCATGTCGCTGATTTTGAGGTTTGTCAGAATGTCGGAAAGCAGCGTCAGAAATTTATTTCCAACGTAATGCCAGAAAAAATGGACGCGCTGAGGGCCGCCGAGAAATCGCGAGCCGTAAACAACGTCGGCGCGGCCGTCGAGAATCGGTTCAAGCAGCTTCGGATAATCGCGCGGGTCGTATTCGAGATCGGCATCCTGCACGAGGAGAATATCGCCGGTAGCTTCCGCAAATCCGCGGCGCAGAGCAGCGCCCTTACCTTGATTCTGTTCCTGAAAGAAAAATCGGAATTCGCCAAGCCGCAGCCGCGCCTTCCCCCCAAGAATCTCCGCTTGCGTTTCGCCCGCTTGCTGGCGGTGATGCATTTCTGCGAGCCATTCGCGTGTGCCATCGGTCGAGCAATCATCAACCACAAGAATTTCATGGGTGAGGCCGCCCGCTTGAACTCGGCGTAGAATTTCCTCGATGAAATTGCGTTCATTATATGCGGCGACGACGACGGAAAGCGTCATCGGTCGCGTCGGTGCAGTCCCTTGACCCTGTGGGAAAGCAGCGCCTTGCGTCCGCGATTGTTCCTGTGCCGCGTGAGAGAGAGGCATCGGGTTCCGAAAGATAAAGATTATCATGGGCTGCTGCGGTCACGAATAGAAAGCAGGGTTCTTCTCCGCGTTTGCATCGGTGGCGCGAGAAACAGTAAAGTGGAAGCGTGAAAACGATGATGAAAGTTCCGTACTTCGATTTGAAGATGCAATATGCGTCTTTGCGCGAGGAGATTCTGGCGGCGCTCGACCGCGTTTGCGCGAATACGGGCTTTTGCCTCGGCGATGAAGTCGCAAAGTTCGAAGAAGAGTTTGCGGCTTATTGCGAAGCCAAACATTGCATCGCCGTGAATTCCGGGACGAGCGCGCTGCATCTGACGCTGCTGGCTGCGGGCGTTGGGCCGAATGACGAAGTCATCACCAGTCCCAACACCTTCATCGCCACGGCCGAAGCGATTGCATACACGGGCGCGAAGACGGTATTTGTTGACATCGATCCAGCAACGGCAAATCTTGATCCGCTCTTGGTCGAACGCGCGATCACGCCGCGTACCAAGGCAATTCTGCCGATTCATTTGTATGGCCGGCCGGCGGACATGGACGCGCTCAAGCAAATCGCGCAGCCGCGCAAGCTTGCGTTGATTGAAGACGCCTGCCAGGCGCATGGAGCGCGCTATCGCTCGCGCCGTGTCGGCGCGATTGGAGACTCCGGCGCGTTCAGTTTCTATCCTTCGAAAAATCTCGGCGCTTATGGCGAAGGAGGCGCTGTCGTCACGAACGAGGATCACATTGCGGAATATTGCCGCGCAGCAAGAAGCCACGGCGAGTCACGCCGCTATTTTCACGACTTCATCGGATATAACTACCGCATGGAGGGATTCCAGGGTGCGGTCCTGCGCGTGAAGTTGCGCCGCCTCGATGAGTGGTCCGCGCGGCGTGAATCGCTCGCGGAGCGATATCGCCGAAACCTCAGGGGGGCGCACTTGGAATTACTGCGCGATGATCCGCGGGACGAAAGTGCGCATCATCTTTTTGTTGTGTACGTTGAGAATCGAGACGCAGTGAAGCGGCAACTGGAAGACCATGGAATTGGCACGGCCATTCATTATCCGCGTCCGCTGCATCTCCAGAAAGCGCTCGCATCGCTCGGTTATTGCACTGGCGATTTCCCGCTCGCGGAGCGCGCCTGCGAGCGCGCTCTGGCTTTGCCCTTTTTCCCGGAGATGTCGGAAGAGCAAGTCGACTACGTGGCGGAGTCGCTCGCGGAGATTGTTGGCAAGCGATAGCGAAACGTTGATTGTCGAGTGCCGCGCGCAAAACGCGTTCGGCGATCTCACTCACGCCGACGCGCGGTGTTCGCGCACGTCGCCATCGGGCAACGTTGCACGCTGCGATTCTGGCAACTCCGCCGCGCCGAGCAAGTTCTCCTTCATCGCGCGCGCCATCCCATCGAATGCGTCGAAGCAGGCCTTGCGCATCGCACCCTCCGCCGTGCGCACGAGCGATTCAACGCGGTCGCGCCCGATTTCGTCGAGCTGCAGCAGGGAAGCATTCAATTGCGAATCGGAAGTGGCGCGCAGTCGCCCTTCGAAATCGTTGTAGGCCGTTTCGCTGGACGATTTCTGTTTCTCCATCCATTCCGCGATGTTGCTTTCGCCGCGCTCGCGGAGCGTTTCGAGCGACGCTTCCGACTGTGCGGTGAGGCGCTGACTCGACTGCGCCAGGATTTCCTGGGTCTGCGCGGAAATTCTCTGACGGAAATCGTCAAATGTCGTTTCCGCATGCGCTTCCAGGCTTTTGGTCAGCCGCTCTGTCGCAGCCATCCCCTGGGCGCGCTCCTCTTCTGCTTGCGCACTCAAGCTTGCGGAAAAAATCGCCAGCGCGTTCGATGAAGCATCTTGCAAATTATGTCTGAATCCCGCGGCTGCCGTTTCGGACTGGCGTGCAAACTCGTTCCTCGAGGATTCCAGATGCACTTCCGCCGCCTGAGCCAATTCGCTCCTGGCGGAATCGAGGCGCTCTGCGAATTGCGCTGCGGCCGCCTGCAATTTTTCACTGGCCGTTTGTTCGAGGGCCGCAGAAGCCTGTTGCAAGGCTTGCGCTCCGCTGGCAGCGAGCTCCTCATTCCATTTCGACAGCGATTCTTTGTTTCCAGCGGCGAGGCTCGCGTGGAGTTCATTGAGCGTCTCGGCCATGCGCGCGGCTGCTTCCTTCTGCACCTGTTCGCTCACCTGGCGCAATCGCTCGCGATGAATCCGAAGAATTTCTTCGGCTTGTTCTTCGCGCGCGGAAAGCTGGTAAACGGCGTCCGACGCGCGTTCGATTTGCGGCGATAGCTTCGCGCTGAGTTCCTCAATCGTCCGGCTGACGGTGCGCTGATTCGCTTGTGCCAGCAAATCTTCGGCGCGGGTCATCAATTGCTCCTGCAGTTCCGCACCCTGGTGCTCCATCTCCGCAATCCTGCTGGCAACGCTGTTTTCCAGTCGTTGCCTGAGCTCGTTGAGGCTATCCTGGCTCGCGGCTTCCAGGTGCCGCGAGTAGTCTGAAAATTGTGCGGCTTCCTTTTGAATCTGCGCGAGCGACGTCTTTGCGTTCCGGATTTCCCGCTCGAGGCCGGTTTTGGTTTCTTCCAGCGCAGCGCGCGCAGCCTCCGCGCTCAGTCCCGATTCTTCCTGCAGTTCGATGACACGCGAGGCGAGCCTGTGCTCCGCTGTCTGAACCATTTGCTGAGAAGTCTCCGACAAGCGCCCGGCGAGCCTTTGTGCGGCGCTATCGAGCGACGACTCAAGAAGTTCGATCCACTGGGCGCGAGTCTGCGCGACCTCCGACTTAAATTGCTCTTGCATCGCCACGGCTTGCGCCGGGACTCTTTCTTCCGCCGCCCGGGCGGATTGCCTCGGTGCGAATTCCTCCCGCAAATGCTCCAGTTGCCGGCGCAACTTTTCGTCGATGCGCTGCTCGGACTGCACGGCGACTTCTTGAGAGGCCATGCGCGATTCTTCGCGCAATCGTTCCGCGCGGCGCTCCCAGTCCATCAGCGCGGCATGCGTTCGCTCGATTGTGTTTTCCCATGTCGTGCTCAGATTTTCGTGTACTTCCTGCTTCACGCGCGCGATCTGCGCCGCCAGTTGCTGGCTCAATTCAGCGGAAAGTTGATCTTTTACGTCTGTCTGCCCTTTTTCAAATTCCTGCCGCCATTTTTCGTAGAAAGCCTGCGCCGTGGTTTTTTGTTCGGCATGCAGCTCCGAGGCGTGGTCCTTGGAGATTTGCTCCGCAACAGCCCGCGCTTCCTCGATGGCTCTCTGCGATTGCGTATGGAACTGGCTG contains:
- a CDS encoding tetratricopeptide repeat protein, which translates into the protein MAILCLAGLFSLATIFQAGKLCLAWYWGCSNDVSEQLRGANLLPGDAEAWDRLGQAVQWNFDAPNPSLAVSYYRKAVADDPRSADNWLNLANAYEAIGNAAEASSAYEAAQRDYPISADVAWKYGNFLVRQGQTTEGLRQIHAAIATDPKLTPLAISQMWTFDHDANVILTDILPPDPAAFFQALDFFSANRDTSAAMIAWDRIIALPRQHPLDLKRSFPFLDSLIAQGDTADIRRVWRQVLSAAGWDSTPPEDGSLVWNGGFESPIADGGLGWRIQQTPGAYISVDAGTAHSGTHSLRVDFSGGMNLDFYNVQEFVPVQPSSPYVFQAFLRTEAISTESGIGFEILDQQHKEVNVLTPSLTGTNPWTPVQANILTGPDTKFLWIRLRRFPSKRFDNKLGGTVWIDDVTLVPRAAAADNSRP
- a CDS encoding lasso peptide biosynthesis B2 protein; amino-acid sequence: MMGAWRRFRTLSNRQRRDFFRALYLLPLASAVLRIRDFQNVQRSLTRYRQAEHKRATDDSYCLQEARNSARMIQAASRYGIARGNCLSRSLALCWLLHRRGIAAELHVGGKKAGDAFEAHAWVEVVGVAVNDAEDVVDHYARFDAPVTREMLEGK
- a CDS encoding asparagine synthase-related protein → MSGICGISICDGAQVDSALLERMTRFLSFRGPDAQTMWTGASVGFGCALLRTTSEAKQERQPATLDGKTWIVADARIDARRELISDLRSCGCAADSSSGNSELILHAYAAWGEACVERLLGDFAFAIWDAGQRRLFCARDHFGIKPFYYAELPGCLVFSNTLNCIRLHPAVSSELNDAAIVDFLLFGLNRDAASTSFLEIRRLPRAHVLCWSRDGLRLREYWRPPANGAIRYNRREEYIENFRELLSLAIEDRLTTKKMGIFLSGGLDSSAIAALARKLQREKYPSLQLSAFTATFESIPDSDAPAARAAAAALQIPTHTWTVDRRRLFDGWEEEGLRFPEPLDDPFAAAWLDSMGMIAQNVNVALYGEGCDNLLAFEMGAHFRGLWKERKLVQAAFDLSEHVLQRWVAPDGMRGPLRRFRAAFSKRRENIDLSRWIHPDLAARLDLVDRQENGFSNSRENAHPVHPRAYASLFLPQWENMFEYFDAGTTRQPVEVRYPFLDLRLVNFLLAIPVMPWSFRKYLLRRAMRGLLPEAIRKRPKTPLRNDPAVVALQHGRGPEPQTSKLTEELRQYVSVDEIPALRASDDPELIHLKLRILSLSHWLQSVKRLNREAHMTALHYS
- a CDS encoding PqqD family protein, which encodes MRNALTPDAVIVATKEQVSCDLGDEAAILGMKNSVYYGLNPVGAAIWRLLQRPRSVSELRDAIASEYDVSAKQAEDDILNLMQQLMSEGLVEFAGESRRFFAGRRSSILGR
- a CDS encoding DegT/DnrJ/EryC1/StrS family aminotransferase, with the translated sequence MMKVPYFDLKMQYASLREEILAALDRVCANTGFCLGDEVAKFEEEFAAYCEAKHCIAVNSGTSALHLTLLAAGVGPNDEVITSPNTFIATAEAIAYTGAKTVFVDIDPATANLDPLLVERAITPRTKAILPIHLYGRPADMDALKQIAQPRKLALIEDACQAHGARYRSRRVGAIGDSGAFSFYPSKNLGAYGEGGAVVTNEDHIAEYCRAARSHGESRRYFHDFIGYNYRMEGFQGAVLRVKLRRLDEWSARRESLAERYRRNLRGAHLELLRDDPRDESAHHLFVVYVENRDAVKRQLEDHGIGTAIHYPRPLHLQKALASLGYCTGDFPLAERACERALALPFFPEMSEEQVDYVAESLAEIVGKR
- a CDS encoding glycosyltransferase family 2 protein; this encodes MPLSHAAQEQSRTQGAAFPQGQGTAPTRPMTLSVVVAAYNERNFIEEILRRVQAGGLTHEILVVDDCSTDGTREWLAEMHHRQQAGETQAEILGGKARLRLGEFRFFFQEQNQGKGAALRRGFAEATGDILLVQDADLEYDPRDYPKLLEPILDGRADVVYGSRFLGGPQRVHFFWHYVGNKFLTLLSDILTNLKISDMETCYKVFRKEVIQSMHLRSNRFGFEPEVTARVARGRWRVYEVPISYAGRSYEEGKKITWRDGVVTLLAILRYRFFD